Proteins encoded together in one Vigna angularis cultivar LongXiaoDou No.4 chromosome 5, ASM1680809v1, whole genome shotgun sequence window:
- the LOC108338856 gene encoding uncharacterized protein LOC108338856 has product MITMDVKGITWVGNMYQKFENMFLEAEDVMYQDTVKYIEDRMQAVRERVKKIYSDIMEDLIPSNEKVGIELSIDKHAEAGLCKKPFQVSNERHVKTDTKQSTEDSRIDHGVDNVATLATAYDGTSKADALFMPSLRSSISSPSRQFVGRMDVKSNLPVNDKMAATKIIDETTLAETTLAGTIASITSQSCETSNQNQIQNHGVAWIYSETYFSDGIENDSTTQCPNYPVLVKSAGEKKIDTISSSHVSFEEPVEQGHCLMQQDHLKLEESCIMVDGDEIQLPPKASGNLNTHKKKSRQPFSLSKKSARKQEYKELAAWHLNSEKGKGDCMENFDPTLPQDHKKSLLRSISESEWEFL; this is encoded by the exons ATGATCACTATGGATGTAAAAGGCATAACATGGGTTGGAAATATGTACCAGAAATTTGAGAATATGTTCCTTGAAGCAGAAGACGTGATGTACCAG GATACAGTTAAGTACATAGAGGATCGAATGCAGGCTGTCAGAgaaagagttaaaaaaatatattcagatATTATGGAGGATTTAATTCCCTCAAATGAAAAGGTAGGCATTGAATTGTCTATAGATAAGCATGCTGAAGCTGGGCTCTGTAAGAAGCCATTTCAAGTTTCTAACGAAAGACATGTAAAAACTGATACCAAGCAATCAACTGAGGATTCAAGGATTGATCATGGTGTTGATAATGTTGCCACACTTGCTACTGCATATGATGGAACTTCTAAGGCCGATGCTTTGTTCATGCCATCTTTGAGAAGTTCCATTAGTTCACCTTCAAGACAATTTGTTGGAAGAATGGATGTTAAATCAAACCTTCCAGTAAATGATAAAATGGCTGCAACCAAGATAATTGATGAAACCACTTTGGCTGAAACCACTTTGGCAGGAACAATTGCAAGCATAACATCACAATCTTGTGAGACCTCAAACCAAAACCAAATCCAGAATCATGGAGTGGCATGGATTTACTCTGAAACATACTTTTCTGATGGAATTGAAAATGATAGTACCACACAGTGCCCCAATTATCCGGTGTTAGTTAAATCAGctggagagaaaaaaattgatacaatttcTTCCTCTCATGTCTCATTTGAAGAGCCAGTTG AACAAGGCCATTGTTTAATGCAACAAGATCATCTGAAGCTTGAGGAATCTTGTATAATGGTGGATGGAGATGAAATTCAATTACCTCCCAAAGCAAGTGGTAATTTGAATACTCACAAG aaaaaatcgCGGCAACCCTTTTCTTTGTCCAAGAAATCTGCAAGAAAGCAAGAATATAAGGAGCTTGCAGCATGGCATCTGAACAGTGAAAAAGGAAAGGGAGATTGCATGGAGAATTTTGATCCAACTTTACCACAGGATCACAAGAAATCACTTCTGCGTAGTATATCTGAATCTGAGTGGGAGTTTCTCTAA